In the Carassius gibelio isolate Cgi1373 ecotype wild population from Czech Republic chromosome B24, carGib1.2-hapl.c, whole genome shotgun sequence genome, one interval contains:
- the dlec1 gene encoding deleted in lung and esophageal cancer protein 1 produces the protein MSIYVTFPYKTSFATRRTCNKLRLNYVFKTMADETEPKALNSSEPSMNRHKPASNTTQDISHLLASIFNDLYTTDVIGRDTVSNLSKSRRGDNNYHETFVEQLQQVHSEYNRRIQNADVLETHIIQARAQAAAKEEHDHSRIMEEVGEAYYQLGLPPVKSSFKWCVDSELLRSNNLICPLDYTTLHTPVVKTPKGTYTPGFVQPTVSYNMHICTEPQDDGYTPLPPPAHTAQSLLEQSEETLTLPSSPESSSIKGTELGMVHKASWMEKPISQRQAEDRASLQKHKDRHKFLRNPRFLLPNAQRGGKSLTMPGKRPENVGKGRKNTGRESPDPAPIFTANPPVIFFTDYRIGQVYETAVELRNMTATSRHIRMMPPTSPHFSVGLGRFPGEGGMVAPGMSCQYMVRFAPDSLADYEDVLVVETQLPYPLIIPIEARRPPPILSLPAVMDCGYCLVGGVKFMEVLCRNEGLSAGTFCVMPKKQWPASSLRSAVKSTFAEQPPFAISPSIFGLLPGQATIIEVVFFPTTAEISTQDFTIVCDNCQVKDITLQGTGQLITVELVSISGGEDQPELGELCDITADHYVRFNPTNPQSTLQKTVVVKNNAHLELPYRWQIMKPNLQCLLPGETPDPSSIQHHLDTDSVFSITPVMGNLSPAEEHEFLLTYCPTDLKDYHSVCRLVIMDVPDPPRIGDDGTCLNTALHVNDVTVLEVEVKGSAEPYKILLEPYAVLIPGETYIHNTISKRFKMWNHSRSVIHFEWERIIDSHVIEVEPSSGEIEMNECFDMELALTGKNPGHFTSTLQCHIQHHPKTIGLAIEVTFKGPHCSVNLPSLDFGLLQMGSEGISSIDITNNSPLDAHWSLEELSNTKLPIQGLVSMNPNKGVLPPLASCGVDVVFRALYCQRFESVLQLTVLNGTGCHVSVQAVVQSPQVCLLSCELVLTDLYVGVPQTSSVTLFNQTLLPAHFTWSKLQGPQAHLCSATFSPSAGTLEPNAKTEVSVSFTAHTVEELTKVAAVCEVKGMESPLLLGFFSKAKPLRVSYSLHSDCTYSSDADHQPITLDFTEHEPVVIGKSIKRQLLITNHTAITAPFTVEAEYFTGYCPSQLDENSERSSAPLHSIHAKKLQQKAYDEFVNCLLSHGRGAAFFIEPNSGMLGSFETQTINITAFTNMWGDYQDNLICKVGDLDTTPIPIKMSVRGCPVYFQMIGPQPDNQNQGPVIRFGSHVSGGDTVSRSLRLINTSPYDIRMDWVTYNLEVGDSKLIDLLVACAEPFPLKDADGNEVLGGLDSSVMFPPTWDDSHTPSREGTSSTFMTKSDDFGENEEECDGEKDRSPSRSLAPVKKLFSVFLKPHEGNISDYPYCITPQQIVVPAGGSSTIHVSFTPLILSCSTNQRCMGYALGFMNLDSKLASLTPGKVERAQGYELEPLRLDMQATVKPAILSVQMADDTDVLEFTAAASDTLDAASRTQKESRITRTFQLKNNTDMALSFRLSTHPPFSVLLPRQSLNLISSSPSHRHTAGLSGPGDEQASLLLQPKQILQVKVAFHNSASLLTCLNEPCEESDGLPSATLRCNDAGERTLQFQQSLTIQYSNNSVQTVSLYANLALPTLHLSSSTVDFGTCFVGQTTVKEVYLYNRGGSCSFWTTLTDGEAGNDVFRVSPDSGVLKSLGDPPSCKQLLQISFTASDQKEFQSIITVHGVLGETPLVLKVNGSGSFDESFVSPKSDT, from the exons ATGAGCATTTATGTCACGTTTCCATACAAAACCTCTTTCGCTACGCGCCGCACGTGTAATAAATTACGTTTAAATTACGTTTTTAAAACAATGGCAGATGAAACTGAACCAAAAGCACTAAATAGCTCTGAACCCTCCATGAACCGACACAAACCAGCATCAAATACAACTCAG GACATTTCTCATCTACTGGCCAGCATATTCAATGACCTTTACACCACAGATGTGATTGGGAGGGACACTGTTTCTAATCTTAGTAAATCACGCAGAGGAGACAACAACTACCATGAAACATTTGTGGAACAGCTACAGCAG gtgCATTCTGAATACAACAGACGGATACAGAACGCTGACGTGCTGGAGACACACATTATACAGGCCCGAGCACAAGCTGCTGCAAAGGAGGAACATGATCACAGCCGAATCATGGAAGAAGTGGGTGAGGCCTACTATCAGCTGGGTCTTCCCCCAG TGAAATCATCTTTCAAGTGGTGTGTGGACAGTGAGCTTCTAAGGAGCAACAACTTGATTTGTCCGCTGGACTATACAACACTGCACACCCCAGTTGTTAAAACCCCAAAAG GCACGTACACTCCAGGCTTTGTCCAGCCAACGGTCTCCTATAATATGCACATTTGCACCGAACCACAGGATGATGGTTACACTCCTCTTCCCCCACCTGCACATACAGCCCAGAGCCTGTTGGAACAATCAGAGGAGACACTCACGCTCCCTTCCTCTCCAGAGTCCAGCTCTATCAAGGGCACCGAG CTAGGTATGGTGCATAAGGCCTCTTGGATGGAGAAGCCTATTTCTCAGAGACAGGCAGAAGATAGGGCTTCACTGCAGAAACACAAAGACCGACACAAGTTCCTGCGCAACCCTCGCTTCCTGCTCCCAAATGCTCAGCGTGGGGGAAAGTCTCTCACCATGCCAGGGAAGAGGCCAGAGAATGTGGGAAAGGGCAGGAAGAACACTGGCAGAGAGAG TCCGGATCCCGCTCCCATCTTCACTGCGAATCCACCTGTCATCTTCTTCACTGACTACAGAATAGGACAAGTCTATGAG ACTGCGGTGGAGCTCAGAAACATGACTGCGACCAGCCGTCACATTCGAATGATGCCTCCCACCTCCCCACACTTCTCTGTTGGTTTGG GCAGGTTCCCTGGTGAGGGGGGGATGGTTGCTCCTGGAATGAGTTGCCAGTATATGGTGCGTTTTGCTCCAGACTCTCTGGCTGATTATGAGGATGTTCTGGTTGTGGAGACGCAGTTGCCATATCCTCTCATTATACCGATAGAGGCCCGCAGACCCCCTCCAATACTCAGTT TGCCTGCTGTTATGGACTGCGGTTACTGCCTTGTGGGAGGGGTGAAGTTTATGGAGGTTTTATGTCGGAATGAAGGGCTGAGTGCAGGAACATTCTGTGTAATGCCGAAGAAACAGTGGCCTGCCTCAAGCCTTAGG TCTGCAGTGAAGTCTACTTTCGCAGAACAGCCTCCCTTTGCCATCAGTCCATCTATTTTCGGTCTTCTCCCCGGACAGGCCACTATCATAGAG gtTGTGTTTTTCCCCACAACTGCTGAGATCTCTACTCAGGACTTTACCATTGTCTGTGACAACTGCCAAGTGAAGGACATCACCCTGCAAG GTACAGGTCAGCTGATCACTGTGGAGCTGGTTTCAATATCAGGTGGAGAGGATCAGCCTGAATTGGGAGAGTTGTGTGATATCACAGCCGACCATTATGTCAGATTCAACCCAACCAATCCACAGTCCACCTTACAGAAGACGGTTGTCGTGAAAAACAATGC ACACCTGGAGCTCCCATACCGCTGGCAGATCATGAAACCCAACCTTCAATGTCTGTTGCCTGGAGAGACTCCAGACCCCTCCAGCATTCAGCATCATCTTGATACAGACAGTGTGTTtagcattactccagtcatgGGCAACCTGAGCCCTGCAGAAGAACATGAGTTCCTACTCACATACTGTCCAACGGAT TTGAAAGATTACCACAGCGTCTGCCGGTTAGTGATCATGGATGTTCCCGATCCACCCAGAATTGGTGACGATGG GACGTGTCTCAACACAGCTCTCCATGTAAATGATGTGACTGTATTAGAGGTTGAAGTGAAAGGTTCTGCTGAGCCGTATAAGATTCTTCTTGAGCCGTATGCTGTTTTAATACCAGGGGAAACCTACATACACAACACAATCAGCAAGAGATTCAAG atgtGGAATCACAGCAGATCAGTCATTCACTTTGAATGGGAACGTATTATTGACAGTCATGTAATAGAAGTGGAGCCTTCATCAGGAGAAATAG AGATGAATGAGTGTTTCGATATGGAGTTGGCTCTGACTGGAAAGAATCCAGGTCATTTTACCTCCACCCTGCAATGTCACATTCAGCACCATCCTAAAACTATAGGACTGGCCATTGAGGTCACCTTTAAG GGTCCGCATTGCTCAGTGAACTTGCCCAGTCTGGATTTTGGTTTACTGCAAATGGGAAGTGAAGGCATCTCTTCCATCGATATCACCAACAACAGTCCGCTAGATGCCCATTGGAGCCTAGAGGAGCTGTCCAACACCAAGCTGCCAATCCAGGGCCTG GTGTCCATGAATCCAAATAAAGGTGTGCTGCCTCCCCTGGCGTCCTGCGGTGTGGACGTGGTCTTCAGAGCCCTGTACTGCCAGCGTTTTGAGTCGGTCCTACAGCTTACTGTACTCAACGGCACTGGCTG TCACGTCTCTGTCCAAGCAGTCGTCCAGTCTCCTCAGGTGTGCTTGCTGAGCTGTGAGCTGGTGTTGACTGATCTATATGTAGGTGTTCCACAGACGAGCAGCGTTACCCTGTTTAACCAAACACTGCTGCCAGCCCACTTCACCTGGAGCAAG CTTCAAGGGCCACAAGCTCATCTGTGCTCTGCAACCTTCAGCCCTTCTGCAGGCACTCTGGAGCCCAACGCCAAGACTGAAGTGTCTGTATCATTCACCGCTCACACTGTT gagGAACTGACTAAAGTGGCTGCAGTTTGTGAAGTAAAAGGAATGGAGAGTCCATTATTGCTGGGATTTTTTTCTAAAGCTAAACCTCTCAGAGTTTCCTACTCACTGCATTCTGACTG CACTTATTCAAGCGATGCTGATCACCAACCAATCACACTGGACTTCACTGAGCACGAGCCAGTTGTCATTGGCAAATCTATCAAACGACAGTTGCTGATAACGAATCACACCGCTATAACTGCTCCGTTCACTGTTGAAGCAGAGTACTTTACTGGATATTGTCCTTCACAATTGGATGAAAACTCTGAAAG GAGCAGTGCACCTCTCCATTCCATCCATGccaaaaaactacaacaaaaagcATATGATG aaTTTGTAAACTGTCTGCTTTCCCATGGAAGAGGCGCAGCGTTCTTTATTGAACCGAACAGTGGGATGCTCGGCTCATTTGAGACTCAAACCATCAATATCACTGCTTTCACCAATATGTGGGGAGATTATCAAGACAATCTCATATGTAAA GTTGGAGATCTAGATACAACTCCAATTCCTATCAAGATGTCTGTGAGGGGCTGCCCAGTTTACTTTCAGATGATTGGACCACAGCCTGACAACCAGAACCAGGGTCCAGTTATACG GTTTGGAAGCCATGTTTCTGGAGGAGACACTGTGTCACGCTCTTTACGGCTCATTAACACCAGTCCATACG ATATCCGTATGGATTGGGTGACCTACAACTTGGAGGTCGGCGATAGTAAATTGATAGATCTGTTGGTTGCATGTGCTGAGCCCTTTCCTCTGAAGGATGCTGATGGCAATGAGGTTCTTGGAGGGCTGGATTCATCCGTCATGTTCCCGCCCACATGGGATGACAGCCACACCCCCAGCAGAGAAGGAACAAGCTCGACTTTCATGACCAAATCT gATGATTTtggagagaatgaggaagaaTGTGATGGAGAGAAGGACAGAAGCCCTTCTAGGTCTCTGGCTCCAGTGAAgaagctgttttctgtgtttctGAAGCCTCATGAAGGGAACATCTCTGACTACCCATACTGCATCACTCCACAGCAAATT GTCGTTCCAGCAGGGGGCAGTAGCACCATTCATGTGTCTTTTACTCCTCTGATCCTGTCATGTTCAACCAATCAAAGATGTATGGGTTATGCTCTGGGTTTCATGAACCTGGACTCTAAG CTTGCATCATTAACTCCAGGCAAAGTGGAGAGAGCCCAGGGTTATGAACTAGAACCTTTGAGGCTGGACATGCAGGCTACTGTAAAACCTGCCAT tttgTCAGTGCAGATGGCAGATGATACAGACGTACTGGAATTCACAGCAGCTGCCAGTGATACACTAGACGCAGCATCACGCACACAG AAGGAATCCAGGATAACTCGGACGTTCCAGCTGAAGAACAATACGGATATGGCCTTGAGTTTCAGACTGAGCACACACCCTCCATTCTCAGTGCTGCTGCCCCGACAGAGCCTTAACCTGATCAGCAGCTCAccctctcacagacacacagcaggACTCTCTGGACCTGGAGATGAGCAAGCATCACTCCTGTTACAGCCTAAACAAATCTTGCAG GTTAAGGTGGCTTTCCATAATTCAGCTTCACTCCTGACCTGTCTGAATGAACCATGCGAGGAATCAGATGGCCTGCCCTCTGCTACTCTTCGGTGCAATGATGCTGGAGAAAGGACACTACAGTTTCAGCAGAGTTTGACCATTCAGTACAGCAATAACAGCGTACAA ACAGTGTCCCTTTATGCTAATCTGGCATTACCGACACTGCACCTTTCCAGTTCCACTGTGGATTTTGGCACTTGCTTTGTTGGACAAACAACTGTCAAAGAGGTCTACCTCTACAACAGAGGTGGCTCCTGTAGCTTCTGGACCACACTTACAG ATGGTGAAGCTGGCAATGACGTGTTCAGAGTGAGTCCAGACTCTGGTGTGCTGAAATCTCTTGGGGATCCAC